A single window of Nicotiana sylvestris chromosome 5, ASM39365v2, whole genome shotgun sequence DNA harbors:
- the LOC138868650 gene encoding uncharacterized protein, which yields MLARKTVASGALRQVLNEKLKASQRKESPTQESDSSSESEAFIFASEGEEHGSSDTAKIQETPGEVSSCVVLSIVVENVENRFVLVGLIKDVKGDESSRSGGKKKEKEREGASGDDRENGKEKVLAICGGVEEGGNKLGGSGSWEAAEGLVHLSKQQDEPGSSVEETLADLLKKVGASYDPKKHKASTQKAPTASKPTNKSKMSSPKPIVPSVPKGRATRSRVRQSEAELQKALEESKKKKKEKGKAKVVESSEVAEEDGEEMELVNQERGTTVEVPTPKPKRAKASSKKSSSEPVSVVPFLAKRTKSAVKGKQVKITEEEEEWSGEEEEKESENRTR from the coding sequence ATGTTAGCCAGAAAAACTGTAGCTTCTGGAGCTCTAAGACAAGTTCTAAATGAGAAGTTGAAGGCTAGCCAGAGGAAGGAAAGTCCTACTCAAGAATCTGACTCAAGCTCTGAGTCTGAAGCTTTTATTTTTGCCAGCGAAGGAGAAGAACATGGGTCTTCTGACACTGCCAAAATTCAAGAAACCCCTGGTGAGGTAAGTTCTTGTGTGGTACTCTCTATTGTGGTTGAAAATGTAGAAAATAGATTTGTCTTGGTTGGTCTTATCAAAGATGTAAAGGGGGATGAATCTAGTagaagtggaggtaaaaagaaagaaaaagagagagagggagcAAGTGGTGATGATAGGGAGAATGGGAAAGAAAAAGTTCTGGCTATCTGTGGAGGTGTTGAAGAAGGTGGCAACAAGTTAGGGGGAAGTGGTTCCTGGGAGGCGGCTGAAGGGCTTGTGCATCTAAGCAAGCAacaagatgaacctggttcatctgttgaggAAACACTAGCTGATCTTCTGAAGAAGGTTGGGGccagttatgatccaaagaagcATAAAGCTTCCACACAAAAGGCTCCAACTGCTTCCAAGCCAACAAATAAAAGCAAAATGTCATCCCCAAAACCTATTGTACCTTCAGTACCTAAGGGAAGAGCCACTAGAAGCAGGGTCAGACAAAGTGAAGCTGAGTTACAGAAAGCTCTGGAAGAaagcaagaagaaaaagaaggagaagGGAAAAGCAAAGGTTGTGGAGAGTTctgaggttgcagaagaagatggagaggagatggaactggtcAATCAAGAAAGGGGAACAACTgtggaggttcctacacccaaACCAAAAAGGGCCAaggcttcttccaagaagtcttcctctgaaCCTGTATCTGTTGTACCCTTTTTAGCCAAAAGAACCAAATCTGCAGTGAAAGGTAAGCAGGTAAAAATtactgaggaagaagaagaatggagtggagaagaagaagaaaaggaatctGAAAATCGAACAAGATAG